GTCTTTTTCTCCGATGAGAAAATGGGACTCTCAAGAATCGTGGAAGAAGTCGTCTCCATCTCACTAAACCAAGCAAACTCGTCGACGACGCAAGACGGCGTCGTTTCGATCTCCCTCCCCATAACCATAAGCTTACTATTACTATTACCATCCTCTTCCAGCTCCACCACCTCCTCGGGTACTTctagttcgggttcgggtttgggttcaggttttggttttggtccgtttctagaagaagaagaagcgagAGGCCAAGGATGGCTGTGCTCAGAGGTGTAAGTGATGATAATCATCGTTGGATCGTCTCTGCTTCTCTCGACTTGCTTCCTTGCCGGACAACCTTTTGTGCTACTACAACGGTAATAACCTCTAGGGTAAGGAGATCCCTTAATGGGCTTTTGGCCGTACTTACGCCAGGCCCATGAATCTGACGGTGGAGTTGTGTCGCCTTTGTGCCGAGATCCTTCTATTTCTTTCATCGGTACGTTCACTACTCTCTTCTCCATGGATCTCCTACTGTTATGTATTAACAAGTACATGAATATACGAATATACTTTAGTTAAtactaattgtgtttttttttgtaacttaatacTAATTAGTGTTCAGtgatataatttcataatttgaataaaagatgtttataattatatgtaccTTCGCTTGGGTGAATGAGAAGAGATGCCTGCGTTGAAGGTTGGAGAGTTTGGTGATTCGGGT
This is a stretch of genomic DNA from Raphanus sativus cultivar WK10039 unplaced genomic scaffold, ASM80110v3 Scaffold1945, whole genome shotgun sequence. It encodes these proteins:
- the LOC108820884 gene encoding probable WRKY transcription factor 65 is translated as MKRGYNDQESSQETGPESPNSPTFNAGISSHSPKRSRRSMEKRVVNVPMKEIEGSRHKGDTTPPSDSWAWRKYGQKPIKGSPYPRGYYRCSSTKGCPARKQVERSRDDPTMIIITYTSEHSHPWPLASSSSRNGPKPKPEPKPEPELEVPEEVVELEEDGNSNSKLMVMGREIETTPSCVVDEFAWFSEMETTSSTILESPIFSSEKKTAVSTTADDVAVFFPMGEEDESLFADLGELPECSLVFSHRSSVVGSQVEIF